A genomic segment from Thermotoga neapolitana DSM 4359 encodes:
- the pyrF gene encoding orotidine-5'-phosphate decarboxylase, with the protein MTPVLSLDMEDPIRFIDENGSFEVVKVGHNLAVHGKKIFDELAKRNLKIILDLKFCDIPSTVERSIKSWDHPAIIGFTVHSCAGYESVERALRTTDKHVFVVVKLTSMEGSLEDYMDRIEKLNKLGCDFVLPGPWAKALREKIKGKILVPGIRMEVKADDQKDVVTLEEMKGIADFAVLGREIYLSENPGEKIKRIKEMRL; encoded by the coding sequence ATGACACCTGTTCTCAGTCTGGACATGGAAGATCCTATCAGATTCATCGACGAAAACGGCAGTTTCGAAGTGGTGAAGGTGGGGCACAACCTCGCCGTACACGGAAAAAAGATCTTCGACGAACTCGCAAAGAGGAATTTGAAGATAATCCTTGACCTGAAGTTCTGTGATATCCCTTCAACGGTGGAACGTTCCATAAAGAGCTGGGATCATCCGGCGATCATAGGTTTCACAGTTCACTCCTGCGCTGGATACGAAAGCGTGGAGAGAGCCCTCAGGACAACAGACAAACATGTGTTCGTTGTGGTGAAACTCACTTCCATGGAAGGATCTCTCGAGGATTACATGGACAGGATAGAAAAACTGAACAAGCTTGGGTGTGATTTCGTGCTTCCTGGTCCATGGGCAAAGGCTCTGAGAGAGAAGATAAAAGGCAAAATTCTCGTTCCCGGCATCAGAATGGAAGTGAAAGCAGACGATCAAAAGGACGTCGTAACGCTCGAAGAAATGAAGGGAATAGCGGATTTTGCTGTGCTCGGAAGAGAGATCTACCTGAGCGAAAATCCCGGAGAAAAGATCAAAAGAATAAAGGAGATGAGACTGTGA
- a CDS encoding tRNA-dihydrouridine synthase, giving the protein MLELRPPLVLLSGPAGFGEYLKLMDHRYVGGVLLKTVTLHPKEGNPTPRMADSDFYVINRIGLENPGIHAFVENIPELPVPMIASLGGDSFEEYLEVARVFKKVADRFYAVEFNFSCPNVKEGGLSIVKNAEEWKKLLNTLRKELPDSFLIAKVGVEGIFVEDAAEFVMKAEWDGITLVNTVRGLHFEKDTMILGGLSGPVLKPIALRAVYEVKKRFPELFVIASGGVYSVKDAEEFLKVGADVIGVGSALFKDPGVVEEIGKYLLEVKR; this is encoded by the coding sequence GTGCTGGAGTTGAGACCCCCTCTTGTTCTTCTCTCCGGTCCTGCCGGCTTTGGAGAGTATCTGAAGCTCATGGATCACAGATACGTGGGCGGTGTTTTGCTGAAAACCGTCACGCTCCATCCGAAAGAAGGAAACCCCACTCCCAGAATGGCAGACAGCGATTTCTACGTGATAAACAGGATCGGACTGGAAAACCCCGGAATACACGCGTTCGTTGAAAACATTCCGGAACTTCCCGTTCCCATGATCGCAAGTCTCGGCGGTGATTCTTTCGAGGAGTATCTGGAAGTGGCCCGTGTGTTCAAAAAGGTAGCGGACAGATTCTATGCGGTGGAGTTCAATTTCTCCTGTCCGAACGTGAAAGAAGGAGGACTCTCCATAGTCAAAAACGCGGAAGAGTGGAAGAAACTCCTGAACACACTTAGAAAAGAACTTCCCGACTCCTTCCTGATAGCGAAAGTGGGAGTAGAGGGTATCTTCGTGGAAGACGCTGCGGAATTCGTGATGAAAGCGGAATGGGACGGAATCACGCTCGTGAACACGGTGAGGGGACTGCATTTTGAAAAAGACACGATGATCTTAGGAGGACTTTCTGGTCCCGTGCTGAAACCGATCGCCCTCAGGGCAGTGTACGAAGTGAAGAAAAGATTCCCAGAACTCTTTGTGATAGCAAGCGGTGGTGTGTACTCCGTGAAAGACGCAGAAGAATTCCTGAAAGTGGGAGCGGACGTGATAGGAGTCGGAAGCGCTCTCTTCAAAGATCCCGGTGTTGTGGAAGAAATTGGAAAATATCTGCTGGAGGTGAAAAGATGA
- the estD gene encoding esterase EstD, translating to MKLTVFLSLFLGVMVFGAFDQEAFLFVQHLTSENFESALNMCSNQVKAQLSVQSLSNIWNSLKAQLSDFREIAGYEKIIQAEYEIYNFTLKFDRGEISALVTMDREGKVAGLFFKQATKTEYELPDYVDPESFEEKDITVNGLPGKITIPKGSGPFPAVVLVHGSGPNDMDETIGPNKIFKDIAYGLSSKGIIVLRYHKRTFVEKVDPTTLTVEKEVIEDALEAVKILKERKDVSRVYVLGHSLGAMLTPEIAERSKADGVVMIAPPARPLEEVMEDQLKYLQSLGLASNVEETLNILEKLKRKEIPPDEFVLGAPAKYFYDLRERDPASIAKRLTIPMLLIFGGRDYQVTEKDQEIWLKELSGRENVKILVFDDLNHLMISGEGKSTPVEYMKKGHVDKRVIDEIARWMVK from the coding sequence ATGAAACTCACTGTCTTCCTTTCGCTCTTTCTCGGTGTGATGGTGTTTGGTGCCTTCGATCAGGAAGCGTTTCTCTTCGTTCAACATCTCACCTCTGAAAACTTCGAATCGGCTTTGAATATGTGTTCCAATCAGGTAAAAGCACAGCTCAGTGTCCAGAGTCTTTCAAACATCTGGAACTCTCTGAAAGCACAGCTCAGTGACTTCAGAGAAATCGCTGGATACGAGAAAATCATCCAGGCTGAATACGAGATCTACAACTTCACTCTGAAGTTCGACAGAGGAGAAATCTCAGCACTTGTCACCATGGACAGAGAAGGAAAAGTCGCCGGACTCTTCTTCAAACAGGCTACAAAGACAGAGTACGAACTTCCAGACTACGTGGACCCGGAGAGCTTTGAGGAGAAGGATATCACCGTGAACGGCCTTCCCGGGAAGATCACGATCCCAAAAGGAAGCGGACCGTTCCCGGCTGTTGTCCTCGTGCACGGCTCTGGACCGAACGACATGGACGAAACCATCGGTCCAAACAAGATATTCAAGGACATCGCGTACGGTCTGTCTTCGAAGGGTATCATCGTTCTCAGATACCACAAAAGAACGTTCGTCGAGAAAGTAGACCCTACCACCCTGACCGTCGAAAAAGAAGTCATAGAAGACGCACTGGAAGCGGTGAAGATACTCAAAGAGAGAAAAGACGTCTCCCGAGTTTATGTGCTGGGACACAGCCTCGGTGCGATGCTCACACCGGAGATAGCGGAAAGATCGAAGGCAGACGGTGTTGTCATGATAGCACCGCCCGCAAGACCGCTCGAAGAAGTCATGGAAGATCAGTTGAAATATCTTCAGTCTCTGGGTCTTGCAAGCAACGTAGAAGAAACTCTGAACATTCTGGAAAAACTCAAAAGAAAAGAGATTCCTCCAGATGAATTCGTCCTTGGAGCTCCCGCGAAGTACTTTTACGATCTGAGAGAAAGAGATCCTGCTTCAATTGCGAAGAGACTAACCATCCCCATGCTTTTGATCTTCGGCGGCAGAGACTACCAGGTGACTGAAAAGGACCAGGAGATCTGGTTGAAGGAACTTTCAGGCAGGGAAAATGTGAAAATACTCGTCTTCGACGATCTCAATCACTTGATGATTTCAGGAGAAGGAAAATCAACGCCGGTTGAATACATGAAGAAAGGTCACGTTGACAAAAGAGTAATAGATGAGATCGCCAGGTGGATGGTAAAATAA
- the pyrE gene encoding orotate phosphoribosyltransferase — MIKEILEKTGALMEGHFILSSGKHSSRYVQCARLFEFPEYGDIVGEELAKLLRKYDVETVVGPAMGGVILSYVVARYLKARSLFAERENGVMKLRRGFFVRPGEKAAVVEDVVTTGGSVKEVIELLKEYGANVVCVGSIIDRSGGKVDFGVPFESLLKLDLPVYDPEDCPLCKQGIPAEKPGSRGLK; from the coding sequence GTGATAAAGGAAATCCTCGAGAAAACCGGTGCTTTGATGGAGGGGCACTTCATTCTCTCTTCCGGGAAACACTCCTCAAGATACGTGCAGTGCGCACGTCTTTTCGAGTTCCCAGAGTACGGCGACATCGTGGGAGAAGAATTAGCAAAGCTTCTGAGGAAGTACGATGTGGAAACAGTAGTGGGTCCTGCGATGGGAGGAGTGATACTCTCGTACGTCGTCGCAAGGTACCTGAAAGCGAGGTCGTTGTTCGCGGAAAGAGAAAACGGAGTGATGAAACTCAGAAGGGGCTTTTTCGTAAGACCTGGTGAGAAAGCAGCAGTAGTTGAAGACGTGGTGACCACGGGTGGTTCTGTGAAGGAAGTGATAGAGCTCTTGAAAGAGTATGGAGCAAACGTGGTGTGTGTGGGTTCCATCATCGATCGCTCCGGCGGAAAAGTGGACTTTGGAGTTCCGTTCGAAAGTCTTCTGAAGCTCGACCTTCCGGTCTACGATCCTGAAGACTGTCCACTCTGCAAACAGGGAATCCCGGCAGAAAAACCGGGAAGCAGGGGGTTGAAATGA
- a CDS encoding dihydroorotate dehydrogenase translates to MIDGERLLLTKKKTIRVNEDTWIVLFEERIDFSPGQFVMLETPKLVRKPFVLGYWEDHTAISVQVKGKGTKWIVEEAEKIKGHGPLGNGFEKPGKGLLIISPTCLTMAKAFERTMNVDVLVGSRTPILTPLEYETVIGNDEFLKKLSSLPEYDWYLVSGSRSMEKVCWEHLRGKEVYFSLEEYMGCGIGACKSCAVFTESGVKHVCTDGPIFRGDELCWS, encoded by the coding sequence ATGATAGATGGAGAGAGGTTATTGCTGACCAAAAAGAAAACGATTAGAGTGAACGAGGATACCTGGATCGTTCTCTTCGAGGAGCGGATCGATTTCTCTCCAGGACAGTTCGTCATGTTGGAGACACCGAAACTCGTCAGAAAGCCTTTCGTTCTCGGATACTGGGAAGATCACACAGCGATCTCCGTTCAGGTGAAGGGAAAGGGAACGAAGTGGATCGTCGAAGAAGCAGAGAAGATAAAAGGTCACGGTCCTCTTGGAAACGGCTTCGAAAAGCCTGGAAAAGGCCTTCTCATCATCTCTCCCACATGCCTCACGATGGCAAAGGCGTTTGAAAGAACCATGAACGTGGACGTTCTCGTTGGAAGCAGAACTCCTATTCTCACACCCCTGGAATACGAAACTGTCATCGGAAACGATGAATTTTTGAAAAAACTCTCATCGCTTCCAGAGTACGACTGGTACCTTGTCTCTGGATCCAGAAGTATGGAGAAGGTGTGCTGGGAACACCTGAGGGGAAAAGAAGTTTACTTCTCACTCGAAGAATACATGGGATGCGGCATAGGTGCCTGCAAGTCATGTGCTGTTTTCACGGAAAGTGGCGTGAAACACGTCTGCACGGATGGTCCGATATTCAGAGGTGATGAACTGTGCTGGAGTTGA